One genomic segment of Ricinus communis isolate WT05 ecotype wild-type chromosome 5, ASM1957865v1, whole genome shotgun sequence includes these proteins:
- the LOC8289591 gene encoding protein RIK isoform X3, with product MTEESSSRVSTSEDSTANVDASQSRQRKKRKWDQPAESLVSAGVAPMVIPGGVVPLANMGSLAGISLPGIASVSGALLTNSQLVANSASIPTMFQVPSIPQITTTTKANQPKIQDELTIAREIVINDAESSIRYKLTKRQTHEEIQKCTGAVVITRGKYRLPNAPPDGEKPLYLHISSGAHLKDTAERILAVDRAAAMVEEILKQGPNLQPALSVVPVASGSGVKALSTCVYLGFDADESLNIAARIRGPDDQYINHIMNETGATVVLKGHGSGNFEIPNSGGAQQPLHLFLSANNSKSLEDAKRLAENLLDTVSLEFGASRVSSSKIYNAVPPPQQLLAGVQSSGNEQKVNTIPAAGLALSAMSSTPLIPASSVAIYRTTPVFSQGTVYQPGGLVNCGSTQSTLVGHPQPLINGGTSYSGYGGIYPQATPLQQVALALRQSTAPVTSTIAPITSVANTAPTPSTSSSSIPEKEKRPAQRRKFQELPIGSKDPAKSHQVFSLTF from the exons atgacagaAGAGAGCAGTTCTAGGGTTTCTACTTCGGAGGATTCCACCGCGAACGTCGATGCTTCACAATCGAGGCAAAG gaaaaagagaaagtggGATCAGCCTGCAGAGTCATTGGTTTCAGCTGGAGTTGCGCCTATGGTGATACCTGGTGGTGTTGTGCCATTGGCCAACATGGGTTCTCTTGCTGGAATCTCTCTGCCTGGAATTGCTTCTGTCTCTGGTGCTCTTTTAACTAATAGTCAACTGGTAGCTAATTCTGCATCCATTCCAACCATGTTTCAGGTGCCTTCTATACCACAAATCACTACTACAACGAAAGCAAATCAA CCTAAGATCCAGGATGAGTTAACAATTGCACGAGAAATTGTTATAAATGACGCAGAGTCCTCCATTCGTTACAAGCTCACTAAGCGTCAGACGCATGAAGAG ATCCAGAAGTGCACTGGTGCTGTCGTGATAACTAG GGGAAAATACCGTCTGCCAAATGCCCCACCTGATGGTGAAAAACCATTGTATCTTCACATATCTTCTGGGGCTCAT TTGAAAGATACCGCGGAAAGGATTTTAGCAGTTGATCGTGCAGCTGCCATGGTTGAAGAAATTCTGAAACAGGGTCCAAATTTACAGCCTGCTTTGTCTGTTGTTCCTGTGGCCAGTGGTAGTGGAGTGAAG GCACTGAGCACATGTGTGTATTTGGGCTTTGACGCAGACGAATCATTGAACATTGCTGCTCGAATTCGTGGACCAGAt GATCAGTATATAAATCACATTATGAATGAAACAGGAGCAACTGTTGTACTAAAAGGGCATGGCtctggaaattttgaaatcCCAAATAGTGGAG GAGCACAGCAACCACTGCATCTATTCCTGTCtgctaataattcaaaaagTCTTGAAGATGCAAAGCGTTTGGCTGAAAACCTATTGGATACAGTTAGTTTAGAGTTTGGTGCCTCAAG GGTCTCATCGAGTAAGATTTATAATGCTGTTCCCCCGCCACAGCAGTTATTAGCTGGTGTTCAAAGTTCTGGGAATGAGCAGAAAGTGAATACAATTCCTGCTGCTGGTTTGGCTTTATCAGCGATGAGCTCCACTCCCCTTATTCCAGCTTCTTCAGTTGCAATCTATAGGACAACTCCTGTCTTTTCTCAAGGGACCGTGTATCAACCTGGGGGACTGGTAAACTGTGGCTCTACTCAATCGACCTTGGTTGGTCATCCCCAGCCTTTAATTAATGGAGGGACAAGCTATAGTGGGTATGGTGGGATATATCCTCAGGCCACACCTTTGCAACAAGTTGCCCTTGCCCTTAGGCAGTCAACAGCTCCAGTTACTTCTACAATTGCACCTATAACATCCGTAGCAAACACGGCTCCTACACCTAGCACAAGCTCCAGCTCCATTCCTGAGAAGGAGAAACGTCCTGCACAGAGGCGGAAGTTCCAGGAGTTACCGATAGGTTCAAAGGACCCTGCAAAGTCTCATCAG